Part of the Pseudarthrobacter sp. NBSH8 genome is shown below.
GAACACCAGCGGTACGGGTCGCGGACAATCACTGAAGGGGCCCAGGCGAGATCCGATGCCGTCCACTTCCCGGCAGCGTCCTGGCTGAACTGCGCCCGCACCAGCAGGCCCTCGTTGTTCACCACATACCAGGGCGACAGTTCGGTGACGCCGTTGCCCAGCCCGTAGACGATCCATGTTCCCTTGTAGTTTTCGACGGGCAGCACCGAATGGGTGTGGTGGCCGTAGATCATGGTGAACTGGCCGCTGTCCACCAGGGCATGCGCCACTTCCTGCTGTTGGGCGTTGGCTTCGCTGGAATACTCATCACCGGCATGCATGGCCCCGAGCACAATGTCCGCACCAAGAGCCCGTGCCTTGACGGCCTTGGCGATCATGGTGGGCGCATCCAGCATGTCCACCTGCCAGTCATATTCAGGGTATTGGCCGTTGAGGCCGTAGGCCCCCTGAATGATGGCGATCTTGGCGGCGTTGGTCTGCAGGATCAGGATTCCCTGCGACTCGGTCTGCGTGCGGTAGGAACCGGTGTGCTTCAGCCCCGCGGCATCCAGTGCATCCAGGGTGCGCAGCACTCCGTCCGTGCTCCGGTCGATCGTGTGGTTACTCGCGGTGGTGCACGCCACGTACCCCACCGCCTTGGACGCTGTAATGATCTGAGGCGGGACGTTGAACGACGGGTACGCCGAGAACGGTCCGTCGGGCCCGGCCACAGGGGTTTCCTGATGGCAGATGGCGAGGTCGCTGGCGTGGATGTACTTGCGCTGGCCTTCGAGGAGTGGGGTGAAGTCCAGGCCTGTTTTCCCCGCCGCGGCGGCGTCGTCGCGAGCCTGCTGCCAGAGCTGGGTATGGATCAGCATGTCGCCGGTCACCAGCACGGACGTGCAGCGCAGGGTGGGGCAGGCCGGCCCCGCGCCGGGGGTGGGAGTGGGCGTTGGGGTGGGGGTCGCCGTCGGGCTTGGCTGCCTTGTCCCGGCGCCGGTAGTCGCGGCTGCACCGGAGGACGGAGCGGTCTGTTCGGCAACCAGGCCGCATCCAGCCAGCAGGGCAGCGGCCAGGATGCCGGCGGAAACCGCAGCAGCGGAACGAACAGCAACAGCGCGCACCGAAGCAGCGCCCAACCTTTTCCCCATGCGTCATTGTAGGTCTGACCGTCGCACAAATGCCGCAAAGCCGCGCGTTGAGAAGCATACGGCAGTATGAAAGGTTAGCGAGATGACGAATCCCTTCCTTAGTAACAGCACCCTGCCTTATGGGTTGCCGCCTTTTGCCCACATCAGAGCATCCGATTACGCCGAGGCCATCGAGGCTGGCCTGGCGGAACATCTGGTGGAAATCCAGGCGGTCGTGGACAACCCGGCGCCGGCGAACTTCGAGAATACAGCTGTGGCCATGGAAAAAGCCGGCCAACTGCTCGAGCGGGCCACGGCCTCCTTCTTCACCCTCGCCTCCGCCGACGCGACAGACGAAATCCGTGACCTGGAGACCGAACTCTCACCCCGCATTTCGGCCCATCAGGACGAGATCTACCTCAATCGGGCACTGTTCGACAGGTTCGCGGCGATTGACACCTCCGGGCTTGACCCTGAGTCCGTCCGGCTCGTGGAGGAGTATGTGAAGGAGTTCCGCCAGTCCGGGATCCGGCTCGACAAACCGGGCCAGGAACGGCTGAAGGAAATCAACGCGGAGCTGTCCACACTGGGCACGGAATATGGCCAGCGGGTCAAGGCGGCCATGAAATCGGCCGCACTGCTGCTGGACACGGCAGCAGAGTTGGCCGGCTTGCCGGCCGACGATGTCGCCAGCGCCGCTGAGGCGGCCCGCGCCGTTGGCCACGACGGAAAATTCCTGCTGACGCTGATCCAGCCCAGCAACCAGCCCGCCCTGGCTGCCCTGGAAAACCGGGACGTCCGCCGTCGGCTGTTTGAGGCCTCCACCGGCCGGGGCAGTGACGGCGGTGGCCTCGACGTCCTGGAACTGGTCAGGTCGACGGCCCGCCTGCGCGCTGAAAAGGCAGCCCTTTTGGGTTTCGCCAACTATGCCGAACTCGTGGTGGACCGCCAGACGGCCCGCAACTTTGAGGCGGTCCAGTCCATGCTGAACAGGCTGGCCCCCGCCGCCGTACGCAATGCCGACGCCGAGGCTTCGGCGCTGGCCGAGGCGGCAGGGCATCCGCTGGAGGCCTGGGACTGGGCGTTTTACTCAGCCAAGGTGCGGCGGGATAAGTACGCAGTGGACGAGCAGGCGCTCCGCCCCTACTTCGAGCTGGACCGCGTTCTCCGGGACGGCGTCTTCTTCGCCGCCACATCCCTGTACGGCATCACCTTCCACGAACGGAAGGACCTCGCAGGTTACCACCCGGACGTCCGCGTCTGGGAAGTGCGGGACCAGGACGGCAGCGGGCTGGGGTTGTTCCTGGGCGACTACTACACCCGCGAATCCAAACGGGGCGGCGCCTGGATGAACTCGCTGGTGGAACAGTCGGGCCTGCTCGGCACCCGGCCCGTGGTGATCAACAACCTCAATATCTCCAAGCCGCCGGCAGGCGAGCCCACTCTACTGACGCTGGACGAGCTGCGCACCACTTTCCACGAGTTCGGACACGCGCTCCACGGCCTGTTATCGGACGTGGCGTATCCCCGGTTCGCCGGGACTGCTGTACCCCGCGACTTTGTGGAGTACCCGTCGCAGGTCAACGAGATGTGGATCCTGTGGCCGGAGGTGCTTGCAAATTATGCCCGGCACCACGCCACCGGCGCACCTCTTCCGCAACAGGTTGTGGACAAGCTGAACGACGCTCAGCTCTGGGGCGAAGGCTTCGGGACGACGGAATACCTCGGCGCTGCGTTACTGGATCTGGCCTGGCATGTGCTGGACGAAACCGGAATCCCCGACGATGTCCCCGCGTTTGAGGCGAAGTCCCTCGCGGCCGCGGGCGTGGCGCATGCCCTGATCCCGCCGCGTTACCGAACCGGATATTTCCAGCACATCTTCGCGGGAGCCGGCTATGCGGCCGGTTATTACTCGTACATCTGGAGTGAGGTGCTGGACGCCGAAACCGTGGACTGGTTCACCGAGAACGGCGGCATAACACGCGCCAACGGCGAACGCTTCCGCCAGGAATTGCTCTCCCGCGGCAACAGCAGGGACCCGCTGGAATCCTTCCACGCACTCCGCGGCCGCGACGCCGAACTCGAACCCCTGCTGAAACGCCGCGGCCTGGGCTGACCACCGACGACGGCGGCGGGCCACCTTCGTAAGGTGACCCGCCGCCGTCGTACTGCTTTAGAGCTGTTACCAGCCGCGCTCGGCGAGGCGGTGCGGCTGCGGGATGTCAGCGACGTTGATGCCCACCATGGCCTCGCCGAGGCCGCGGGAGGCCTTGGCGATGACGTCCGGGTCATCGAAGAACGTGGTGGCCTTGACCACGGCAGCGGCACGCTGGGCCGGGTTGCCGGACTTGAAGATACCGGAACCGACAAATACACCGTCAGCGCCGAGCTGCATCATCATCGCAGCGTCGGCCGGGGTGGCAATGCCGCCGGCGGTGAACAGCACCACGGGGAGCTTGCCGGCAGCGGCAACTTCCTTGACCAGTTCGTACGGAGCCTGCAGTTCCTTGGCCGCGACGTAGAGCTCGTCCTCGGGCAGGGCGGCGAGCTTGGCGATCTCGGCGCGGATCTGGCGCATGTGCCCGGTGGCGTTGGAGACATCGCCGGTGCCGGCCTCGCCCTTGGAGCGGATCATGGCCGCGCCTTCGTTGATGCGGCGCAGCGCCTCACCGAGGTTCGTGGCGCCACAGACGAACGGAACCTTGAAGTTCCACTTATCGATGTGGTGGACGTAGTCGGCCGGGGTCAGGACCTCGGACTCGTCAATGTAGTCCACGCCCAGCGACTGCAGGACCTGCGCCTCCACGAAGTGGCCGATCCGGGCCTTGGCCATCACCGGTACGGAGACGGCGTCGATGATCTTGTCGATCATGTCCGGATCGGACATGCGGGACACGCCGCCCTGGGCACGGATATCGGCCGGAACACGTTCGAGCGCCATGACTGCAACGGCACCGGCGTCTTCGGCGATGCGGGCCTGTTCAACGTTGACGACGTCCATGATGACGCCGCCCTTGAGCATCTCAGCCATGCCCCGCTTGACGCGGTTGCTGCCCGTGACGCTGTTCGCGGACGAACCGGCTTCGCTGCTTACATCAGGTGTAGACACAAAAACCCCTATGGGTAGATAGATGATCTTCGCCGGGCGTGAGGGCGGCAAGAAGCCGAAAGTACACGCACCGGGTTGCCGGATACATTGACCGGGCAGTCACAATACTAGTCCCACGCCAGGCGGCAGGCTTAATCAGCCTTAATCCGAAGCCGCGGACTCCGCAAACGCCTGGCGATGGACGGTGGCTACGCGCTGGATGATCGTGATAAGGCTGGCCAGGGCCAGTAGTCCGAGCGTCGCCAGAAGAACCACCGGGGGCAATCCCAGACCGGTAAATCCGGTGACCACCAGCACCGACACCAGTCTCTCGGCGCGCTCGGCGATGCCCACATTCGCCGTGAAGCCGAGGGATTCGGCCTTGGACCGCGCATACGAGACCACCATGCCCAGAACCAGGCAGAGCATGGCTGCGACGGCGATGGCGTGATCGGCGCCCCCCGTGAAGAACCAGATGGCCACGCCCGCGAACAGTGCGCCGTCGGCGATCCTGTCCAAGGTGGAGTCCAGGAAGTTTCCCCAGCGGCCGCCGGTGTCCCGCAGCCGGGCCATAATGCCGTCGAGCACGTCCGAGAAGATGAATGCGGTAATGAACAGGGTGCCCCACCAGAGCTGGCCGAGGGGGTAGAAAACCAACGCACCGACCACCACGCCGGCGGTTCCGATGACCGTCACTGCATCAGGGGAAACACCGATTTTCAGGAGCCAACGCGCAAGCGGAGTGAACAGCGCGGTGAAAAACCCGCGCGCATGCCTATTCAGCATCCGTCTCCCCGGGCCAGGCCTCTGCAACCTGCTGGCGGACTTCATCCAGGGTCTGCGTGATGGCCTTGGTCTGGGCAATGATGGGGAAGAAGTTACCGTCCCCGCCCCAGCGCGGAACGATGTGCTGGTGCAGGTGCGCAGCGATTCCTGCCCCACCCACTACACCCTGGTTCATGCCGAGGTTGAACCCGCCCGGGTTCGCCACCTTGCGCAGGACCCGCATGGCTGTCTGGGTGATCTCCGCAAATTCCGCCGTCTCTTCCACCGTGAGGTCCGTATAGTCCGGGACATGCCGGTAGGGGCAGACCAGGAGATGGCCCGGATTATAGGGAAACAGGTTCAGGACCACGTAACAGGTCTTTCCGCGATAGACGATCAGGGCTTCCTCGTCAGTCCGGCCCGGACCCACGCAGAAGGGGCAGTCGTTCTCGTTCTTGAACTGGTGCTGGCCGCCCTTGATGTAGGCCATCCGGTGCGGAGTCCACAGGCGCTGGAAAGCATCCGGCACGCCCGCGAGATCAAAGTCATCTGTCACGCCGGCATCCCCTGGATATCCTGCGCCTGTGTTCTCCTGCACCGTGTTCTTATCCGTTTCCGCTAGCTGGTCCGGTTACGGACGGCTTCTGTGATCCGCTTGACGGCCTCGGCCACCGGCACGCCGTTGTCCTGGCTCCCGTCACGGAAGCGGAAGGACACCGCGCCGGCCTCGGCGTCGTCGCCGCCGGCGATCAGGACAAACGGGATCTTGTCCTTGCTGGCGGTGCGGATCTTCTTGGGGAACCTGTCCGAGGACGTGTCCACCTCGGCGCGGATGCCCGCCGCCTTGAGCTGGTCAACGACGTCGAACATGTACTCGTTGAACGTTTCGGCCACCGGGATGCCCACCACCTGGACAGGGGAAAGCCACGCCGGGAATGCGCCGGCGTAGTGCTCGGTGAGCACGCCCATGAACCGCTCGATGGAACCGAAGAGTGCACGGTGGATCATCACGGGACGCTGGCGGGTGCCGTCGGCTGCCTGGAACTCCAGCTCGAAGCGTTCCGGGAGGTTGAAGTCCAGCTGGATGGTGGACATCTGCCAGGTGCGGCCCAGCGCGTCCTTGGCCTGGACGGAGATCTTCGGTCCGTAGAAGGCTGCGCCGCCCGGATCCGCAACGAGTTCCAGGCCGGATTCCTCGGCCACCTCGGCGAGTGTCCGGGTGGCTTCTTCCCAGGCTGCGTCCTCGCCGACGTACTTCTCCGGGTCCTTGGTGGACAGCTCCAGGTAGAAGTCGTTCAGACCGTAGTCCTTGAGCAGGTCGAGCACGAACTTCAGGGTCTTGGTGAGCTCGTCCTTCATCTGCTCGCGGGTGCAGTAGATGTGGGCGTCGTCCTGAGTCATGCCACGGACCCGGGTCAGGCCGTGGACCACGCCGGACTTTTCGTACCGGTACACCGAACCGAATTCGAACAGACGCAGGGGCAGCTCACGGTAGGACCGTCCACGCGAGCGGAAGATCAGGTTGTGCATAGGGCAGTTCATCGGCTTCAGGTAGTAGTCCTGGCCGGGCTTGCGCACGGTGCCGTCCTCGTTGAGTTCGGCATCCACGTGCATGGCCGGGAACATGCCCTCCTTGTACCAGTCCAGGTGGCCCGAGACTTCGTACAGGTGGCCCTTGGTGATGTGCGGGGTGTAGACGAACTCGTAGCCGGCATCGACGTGGCGCTGGCGGGAGTAGTCCTCCATCTCCTTGCGGATGATGCCGCCCTTGGGGTGGAACACCGGCAGGCCGGAGCCCAGCTCGTCAGGGAAGGAGAACAGGTCAAGTTCGACGCCGAGCTTGCGGTGGTCGCGCCGCTCAGCCTCCGCGATGCGCTCCTGGTAGGCCTTCAGCGCGTCCTTGGTGGGCCAGGCGGTGCCGTAGATGCGCTGCAGCTGCTGGTTTTTCTGGTTGCCCAGCCAGTACGCCGAGGAGGACCGGGTCAGGGCGAAGGCGTTGGAGATGAGCTTGGTGTTGGGCAGGTGCGGGCCGCGGCAGAGGTCGCACCAGACGGTGGTGCCCTCTTTGCGCTCAACATTGTCGTAGATAGTGATGTCGCCGGCGCCGACCTCGACGTTGACGCCCTCGCCGGCTTCGGCGGCGTTGTTCTTCTTGCCCAGGAGTTCGAGCTTGTAGGGCTCGTTCTTCATGGCCTCGCGGGCCTCGTCCTCGCTGACCACGCGACGGACGAACTTCTGGTTCTGGTTGACGATCTTGAGCATCATCTTCTCAAGGGTCTTGAGGTCCTCGGGGGTGAACGGTTCGGCGACGTCGAAGTCGAAGTAGAAGCCGTCGGTGATGTACGGTCCGATGCCCAGCTTGGCGTCCGGGCGCAGCTGCTGCACTGCCTGGGCCATCACGTGGGCGGTGGAGTGGCGGAGGACGTCCAGGCCGTCAGGGGAAGCGATGGTGACGCCCTCGATCTCGGCGCCCTCGGGCAGCTCCTGGTCCAGGTCCTTCAGCTCGCCGTTGACGCGGGCAACAACAACATCGCGGCGCTCAAAGAAGAGTTCCGCACCGGTTGTCCCGGTAGTCACCTTGGTCTCTTCGCCATCGACGATAAGGGTGATCTGCTGGGCATCTGACACGGGTGTCTCCTATTCAAAGTTTTAGGCTTCATAGCTTGTGGCATACGGGGACCACAGCCAGCCACCGTCAATGCTATCGGTTTCCCGGGAGGCCGACCAACGGGACCCGCGGCCCCTCAGCCGCCCATTCCGGTAATCGCAAGGCTTCGGCTGATCCCGTCCAGGGGATGCGGTACATCGGTGCTCTCCACGCGATCCGCCGCGAACGGCAAGGATTCCATCCGGCTCAGGTCCCAGGCCATGCTGGCGCTCAGGCTGATTCCCCGGGGACCTGTCCGCCGCGTGGTGCCCCGGATCAGCAGCAGCCTGGTGCCGAACAGCAACAGCCCCGCCTGCTCCTGGGCTTCATGGAAGAACACGGAATCGACGCAGCCGGTGCCGTCATCGATGCTGATGAACACCACCCGCCGGCCGCCACGCATGGGCGGGGTCTGGGTGGCGATCCGCACCCCGGCCACCAGCACCTCGGTGTTGTTGCGCAGGCTCAACAGTTTGTCTGCAGTGGTGACCCCCAGCCGGTCCAGCATGGGCCGGTGGCTGTCCATCAGGTGCCCGCTGACGTCTATGGCCATCAGGTCCAGTTCTGCCCGGACGTTTTCCACCAGGGTGGGCGCGGGAAGCCCGGGTTTGACGTTCCGCAGTTCCACATCCCCCAGCGGCAGGGACAGCTGCCCTTCCATGATGTCGATGCCCTTCCGGGTACCGCCCGCGGCCTGGAGCTGTTGCAGGTGCTGGACGAGGTCCGCGCGGTTGGCGGCGCCGCCCGATTCACGGTGCAGGGAATCAAAGGCACCCAGCTGGGCTAGCCTTTTGATACTTGGCTTGCTCAGCCTGGACCGGGCCCGGAGGTCAGCCAGGGAGTCGTAGGGCTGGCCGGCGACAATCCGCTTGAGCTCGGTCCCGGACAGGCCGTAGATGCCGTTAAGGCTCAGCCTGATCCCCAGCTTGCCGGCATCCGGCCCTGCCGCCACCCGTTCCACCCTGTAGTCGGCATGGCTGCGGTTGATGTCCAGCGGCAGGATGGGAATGCCCAGCCTGCGGGCTTCGGCCACCAGCAGCCGTTTGGGGTACATGCCGGGATCGTGTTCCCACAGCCCCGCCAGGAAAGCCTCGGGGTGGTGCGTCTTGAGCCAGGCGGACTGGTAGGTGGGAACGGCAAATGCCGCACCGTGCGCCTTGCAGAAGCCGAAGCTGCCAAAGGCTTTCAGGGTCCCCCAGACCTTGTCCACCACTTCCGGGGCGTACCCCTTGACCCGGGCCTCCCTGCGGAAGAACTCCTCCACCTTCAGCTCGTGGACCTCGTCGCCGAGCGCCCGGCGAAACTCGTCTGCGCGCGCCAGGCCGCACCCGGTCATCACGTGGAAGGTTTTCAGGATCTGTTCATGGAAGACAGTGACCCCATGCGTTTCCTGCAGCACGGGTTTCAGGTCAGGGTGCGGGTATACCTCCGGCGCGAAGCCGTGCCTGTGCTCCAGGAAAGGCCGCACCATGTCCGATTTCATCGGGCCCGGCCGGAACAGCGAAATGTCGATGATGAGGTCGTTGAACTCACGCGGCGCCAGCTTACCGATCAGCTCCCGCTGCCCGGGCGACTCGATCTGGAAGCAGCCCAGGGTGTGGGTACTGCGGATCAGTTCGTAGGTTGCTTCATCATCCAGCGGCACGGCGTTGAGGTCGATGTGCCCGTTCTCGGCGATGTAGTCCGGCCCGGTCCCGTCAGGACCTGCAGGGTGGGCCCCGGCCGCCACCACTTCCGCCTTGGAAGGATGGATCCGGATGACTTCGCGGACGGCAAACGCCATGGCGCTCTGCATCCTGACCCCCAGGACATCAAGCTTGAGCATGCCCATGGGATCCATGTCGTGTTTATCGAACTGGCTCATGGGCAGCCCCAGTCCGCTGGGCTGCACCGGGGTCCGGTCCAGCAGCGTGGCGTCGCCCAGGATCACCCCGCAGGGATGCATGGAGATATGGCGGGGCAGCCGGTCCAGCCGTTCGGTGAGGTCCACCAGCAGGTCAAGCTGCTGGTTTTCGGCGAAGTCCCGCTGTTCCACCCGCCCGGCGAACTCCCGCAGCTCAGGTTTTTCAACCAGTGCCTCACGGAATTTCCTGGCCGAAAAGCGCCACAGCTGCTTGGCGATCTCGCCGACGTCGTCATCGTCCATGCCCAGGGCCATCCCGGCGTCGCGGACGGCACCGCGGGCGCGGTACCCGTTCTGCATGCTCATCAGCGTGACGCGCTCGGAACCGAAGCGGTCAAAGATCCGCCGGTATACGTTGTGCCGTACGGCGCTTTCGACGTCGATGTCGATGTCCGGCAACGTGGCCCGGTCCCGGGACAGGAAGCGTTCGAAGATCAGGTCGTGTTGCAGGGGGTCCACCTGGCTGACATCAATGAGGTAGTTGACCAGGCTTGAAGCCCCGGAACCGCGGGCGGCGGCCCTGACCCCCATGTCCTGGATCATCCGGGAGACCTCCGCGACCGTGAGGAAGTAGGAGGAAAACCCCAGGTTCCTGATGATCCCCAGCTCGTGCTCCAGCCGCGAGCGCATGTCCTTGTGGGCTGAGCCTGATATCCCAGGGAACCGCCTGCTGATCCCGGCCTCACAGCGCTGCACCAGTTCATCGTGCGGGTCCTGGCTGATGCCTATGACCGATGCCTCGGGGACTACCGGCTGCTTCCAGCCCATGTCAGTCACCGGGTCGATCCGGCAGAAGTCGGCGAGCGCCTCGGTCTGTGCCATCAGCTGTTTGAGGTCCGCTGCGCCATACCCTGCGGCGCGGATGATTTCCTTGCCGAGCTGAAGCATCTGCGCAGAGGATTTGAGCCAGGCCTGCCCGTTGGGCTGGAGCAGCGGTTCGGCCGCGAGTTCGGGAAGGGACTTCAGGGTCCGGGCGGAGTCGAGCACGTCTGCCGTGGCGGCACCGTCCTCTGCGCAGTAGCGGACCGCGTTGGTGAGCACGGCCGGTACATGGTGTTCTTCCGCGAGCTTGAGCATACGTACCGCATGGGCGGTGCTCAGGTGCGCCCCGGGGGCAGTGAGCTGGGAAACGACTTCCGCCACCAGGGTTTTTGCGGGCATGGCGTCCAGCCAGCCTTTGAAAAGGGTGCGCGGACGGAGGTAGCGCCGGCCGCTCATGGCCCGTCCGACGTCGGAATCCGGGCCGATCAGTACTGTCAGGACCGGTTTCAGGGTTTTGGGGTCGAGCGTGCGGGAGGCGAGTTCGGCGCGGGTGACCGCCACCGGTACCGCTCCCCCGGCTTTGCCGGAGGTGCGGGCATGGGCATCGGACACCAGCCGGCACAGGGCCCGGTAGCCCGCCCCGTTGTTGTTGCCCCGGGCGAGCACCACCACCCTGCCGGCGAGCTGGGTGCGGTGGTCGCCGTCGTCGTCGAAGACCGCAAGGTCCACACCCACGATGGGGTCGATGCCGGCGGCCATGCAGGCTTTGAGGTGTTTGATGGTGCCGTACAGGCCGTCCCGGTCCGTGCAGGCGAGCGCGGTTGCGCCGTCCGCGGCGACAACCTGGGCCAGTTCGTCGGGCCACGCCACGCCATAGTGTGCGCTGAAGGCCGTGGAAACGTGAAGGTGGGAGAAGCTCATGCCGTTTGGGGCCGGAGTGCGTCGTGGATCCGCAGGATCCTCCAGCGGCCGCTGCCGACATGCCTGCTCAGGTCCAGGGTGAGCGGCTCTCCTGCATCCCGGGGGCCGGCACTCTGCGGGTCCGCCTGTACTTGGACGCGCCAGATTTCGTGGTCCACCAGCCCCGGCCCGCTGCCGAGGGGCGCACGGCGTTCCTCGGCCCACCACTGCCGGCGTTCGTACCACCGGACAGGCTCGGCGCACACGGTGTAGTGCCGCCCGGCCCACTGGAGTTTCAGCGGCTGGCCCGCGGGGGTGCAGACGACGTCCACGGACTCGCTGAACATACCCATGGGCGCCTCCCGGAACTGAACGGAGCTGATGCAAGATGCTGATGCAACAGCAATTATTCGAACACATATTCGAATAAATCCAGTCTACGACGGCGCTTCGACAAAACCTAGACAGGGGTGGACGGACGGGCAGCAGGAGGGCAGGATTGTGGCATGAGCACCCATGACGCACTCCTCAAGCACGTAAGCATCAAGGCCCAGGACGAAAAGCTCGTGGCAACCTTCGATATCGACGGCAACATACCGGGGGCAGGTGCGTACGTAGTGGGACTGGTGGCGGCAAGCCCTGATTACTCATCACAAAGACGGTTGGGCATTGAGTTCATGAACGGGGAGGCCATTGCCTTCTACTCGTTCAGCCATGACCAGAGCGCCGAGGAAAACTATGATCTTGCCGGTGTGACACACTCGGGCAACACCATCACGGGCAACTTCCCCGTCGCGGCCGTCCATGGCCTGGGCAAGGGACACGTCATGTCGGCCTTCAGCGAGGCGGACGGCCGGGAATTCCAGTCGGGCGTCGCCGTCGACGAAGCGCTCTAGGAAGCACGGCACTCCAGGAAACACCGGGCAGGTGCTGCCGGACCCGTGTCCGGACAGCACCTGCGGCGGCGTCAGTTGGTCTCTTTGTGGACCTTCATTTCGAGTTCGATAAACCCTGAGATCATGGCCCGGTAGGTTGATTCCACGATGTCCGGATCGATGTCCTTCTTTTCCGCGGCGGACCGGACATGCTCAATCACCCGTTCCACCCGGCCGGGGGCACGGACTTCAGCGTCGTCCCCCTTCAGGGTTCCGGCGATCCGTATCAGGCGTTCCCGCCGCGCAATGAGCGTGACAATCTGCTCATCAACTTCGTCGACCGCAATCCGAACGGCTGCGAGCTGTTCCTTGTCGGCCAAAGCATCCCGATCGTTTCCTTGAATTGTTGCCATCTTCTGACAGTATCGAAGCATGCAGCCCAGAGTCGACTTCATCTCACTAGGCGTTCGCAGTGTTGACGCCTCCCGCCGGTTCTACGCCGAAGGCCTCGGCTGGCCTGTCCACCGCGAGTTCCCCGGCGATGTGGTGTTCATCCAGGTCAACCACGGCCTCATCCTTTCCCTGTGGGATGCCGCGCAGATGCACGCCGAGGCCGGCGTAGGCGCTCCTGGCCCGGTCCCCTGCATCACACTCAGCCACAACCTGCCCAGCACCGAGGCGGTGGACCGGGTCATGGCGGAGGCGGCCTCGGCCGGGGCCACCATCGTCGCCGCGCCGGTCACCCAGCCCTGGGGCGGGTACAGCGGCTATTTCGCCGATCCGGACGGCTTCCGCTGGGAAATTGCCTATAACCCGACCTGGACAGTGGACGACGGCGGCCAGGTCAGCGTTTAGGGGCCGGGCACCTCTGCCGTCAGCCGGGTCAGCGAACGGACCACCTCAGAACAGCGCCTCCACCGGCCGGATGAGCTCCGGGGAGTTGTTGCGCACGTTGCCCACCTCGGTGCCCACG
Proteins encoded:
- a CDS encoding DNA polymerase III subunit alpha translates to MSFSHLHVSTAFSAHYGVAWPDELAQVVAADGATALACTDRDGLYGTIKHLKACMAAGIDPIVGVDLAVFDDDGDHRTQLAGRVVVLARGNNNGAGYRALCRLVSDAHARTSGKAGGAVPVAVTRAELASRTLDPKTLKPVLTVLIGPDSDVGRAMSGRRYLRPRTLFKGWLDAMPAKTLVAEVVSQLTAPGAHLSTAHAVRMLKLAEEHHVPAVLTNAVRYCAEDGAATADVLDSARTLKSLPELAAEPLLQPNGQAWLKSSAQMLQLGKEIIRAAGYGAADLKQLMAQTEALADFCRIDPVTDMGWKQPVVPEASVIGISQDPHDELVQRCEAGISRRFPGISGSAHKDMRSRLEHELGIIRNLGFSSYFLTVAEVSRMIQDMGVRAAARGSGASSLVNYLIDVSQVDPLQHDLIFERFLSRDRATLPDIDIDVESAVRHNVYRRIFDRFGSERVTLMSMQNGYRARGAVRDAGMALGMDDDDVGEIAKQLWRFSARKFREALVEKPELREFAGRVEQRDFAENQQLDLLVDLTERLDRLPRHISMHPCGVILGDATLLDRTPVQPSGLGLPMSQFDKHDMDPMGMLKLDVLGVRMQSAMAFAVREVIRIHPSKAEVVAAGAHPAGPDGTGPDYIAENGHIDLNAVPLDDEATYELIRSTHTLGCFQIESPGQRELIGKLAPREFNDLIIDISLFRPGPMKSDMVRPFLEHRHGFAPEVYPHPDLKPVLQETHGVTVFHEQILKTFHVMTGCGLARADEFRRALGDEVHELKVEEFFRREARVKGYAPEVVDKVWGTLKAFGSFGFCKAHGAAFAVPTYQSAWLKTHHPEAFLAGLWEHDPGMYPKRLLVAEARRLGIPILPLDINRSHADYRVERVAAGPDAGKLGIRLSLNGIYGLSGTELKRIVAGQPYDSLADLRARSRLSKPSIKRLAQLGAFDSLHRESGGAANRADLVQHLQQLQAAGGTRKGIDIMEGQLSLPLGDVELRNVKPGLPAPTLVENVRAELDLMAIDVSGHLMDSHRPMLDRLGVTTADKLLSLRNNTEVLVAGVRIATQTPPMRGGRRVVFISIDDGTGCVDSVFFHEAQEQAGLLLFGTRLLLIRGTTRRTGPRGISLSASMAWDLSRMESLPFAADRVESTDVPHPLDGISRSLAITGMGG
- a CDS encoding DUF6504 family protein, whose protein sequence is MGMFSESVDVVCTPAGQPLKLQWAGRHYTVCAEPVRWYERRQWWAEERRAPLGSGPGLVDHEIWRVQVQADPQSAGPRDAGEPLTLDLSRHVGSGRWRILRIHDALRPQTA
- a CDS encoding chorismate mutase is translated as MATIQGNDRDALADKEQLAAVRIAVDEVDEQIVTLIARRERLIRIAGTLKGDDAEVRAPGRVERVIEHVRSAAEKKDIDPDIVESTYRAMISGFIELEMKVHKETN
- a CDS encoding VOC family protein → MQPRVDFISLGVRSVDASRRFYAEGLGWPVHREFPGDVVFIQVNHGLILSLWDAAQMHAEAGVGAPGPVPCITLSHNLPSTEAVDRVMAEAASAGATIVAAPVTQPWGGYSGYFADPDGFRWEIAYNPTWTVDDGGQVSV